In Anaerobacillus isosaccharinicus, one genomic interval encodes:
- a CDS encoding glycosyltransferase family 4 protein, translated as MKILYVTTISNTINAFLIPHIKFLVEQGNEVGVACNIVVDLNPELKKLGCKIHDVKFQRNPLKQENLTAYRKIKKVVKEDGYELIHVHTPVASLLTRLACRSIDKVKVLYTAHGFHFFKGAPKKNWIFYHTLEKIAARWTDGLITMNEEDYYAAKKFNLRKKGTVFKVNGVGLDFDRFVPQTAEKKKLLRKEYGYQDDELLLIYVGELSYRKHQDHLIEAMGKLKGRLNNVKLLLVGDGDLLDEYTDMIRNFDLEKEVELLGYRKDVHNLMSLSDIAVSSSRQEGLPVNVMEAMATGLPLVVTNCRGNRDLVTDGVNGFVVGVDHPAATANAIFKLAHSEELRNQFSIKNRELIQNYSLNHVIGEMKEIYQFQSSKHDNFSSMLVNTNI; from the coding sequence ATGAAAATTTTATATGTTACAACGATATCCAATACTATTAATGCGTTCTTGATCCCCCATATAAAATTCTTAGTTGAACAGGGAAATGAAGTTGGAGTTGCTTGTAATATCGTCGTAGATTTGAACCCTGAATTAAAAAAGCTTGGATGTAAAATTCATGATGTGAAATTTCAAAGAAACCCATTAAAACAGGAAAATCTAACTGCTTATAGAAAAATAAAAAAAGTTGTTAAAGAGGATGGGTATGAACTAATTCATGTTCATACTCCAGTAGCATCATTATTGACTCGATTAGCTTGTAGAAGTATTGATAAGGTAAAAGTGCTGTACACTGCACATGGTTTCCACTTTTTTAAAGGAGCCCCCAAAAAAAATTGGATTTTCTATCATACCTTAGAAAAAATTGCAGCAAGGTGGACCGACGGACTAATTACAATGAATGAAGAAGATTATTATGCAGCTAAAAAATTTAATTTAAGAAAAAAAGGCACAGTTTTCAAAGTTAATGGAGTAGGTTTAGATTTTGATAGATTTGTTCCTCAAACAGCTGAAAAGAAAAAGCTGCTACGAAAAGAGTATGGTTATCAAGATGATGAGCTTTTATTAATTTACGTTGGCGAGCTGAGTTATCGAAAGCATCAAGATCATTTAATAGAAGCAATGGGTAAACTTAAAGGTAGACTTAACAATGTTAAGCTTTTACTTGTCGGAGACGGTGATCTATTAGATGAATATACTGACATGATCCGAAATTTTGATTTAGAAAAAGAAGTTGAGTTATTAGGTTACCGTAAAGACGTCCATAACCTTATGTCTCTTTCTGATATTGCCGTTTCATCGTCAAGACAAGAAGGGCTTCCAGTTAACGTTATGGAGGCGATGGCGACAGGATTACCACTTGTCGTTACCAATTGTAGAGGGAATCGTGACTTAGTGACTGATGGTGTAAATGGTTTTGTTGTTGGAGTTGATCATCCCGCAGCTACTGCTAACGCAATTTTTAAGTTAGCACATTCTGAAGAATTAAGAAATCAATTTTCTATTAAAAATAGGGAATTGATTCAAAACTATTCACTAAATCATGTAATCGGTGAAATGAAGGAGATATATCAGTTTCAATCTAGCAAACACGATAATTTTTCAAGCATGTTAGTCAACACGAACATATAA
- a CDS encoding beta-1,6-N-acetylglucosaminyltransferase, whose translation MDSNLRTAYILQVHKNPDQINKFINQLISDEQADVYVHIDRKSFNQLKGKIVDSPRVKILTQSISCDWGDISQVDTTLLLLREVIASKIEYDFVCLRSGQDLLIKDGFKDYLMENKDKIFITLRDVSWKNLGLMEMNWSKMTRKRYTTAHPIRIYRRIMQTLYRSGINISPNTKPWPKDYSFYVGSQWFTIPFDVASYIMKFLDENEWYRDYFENTMCPDEWFFQTLIMNSHYKENVVNNNLFYFNWGATFSDRNSPLDLTMEDMSAMEESGQYFARKFDEKVNPDIINYFANKTTFARRKSARKEEVNASF comes from the coding sequence ATGGATTCTAATCTACGAACAGCATATATCTTACAAGTTCATAAAAATCCAGATCAGATAAATAAATTTATTAATCAACTTATTTCAGACGAACAAGCAGATGTTTATGTTCATATTGACCGCAAAAGTTTTAACCAATTGAAAGGAAAGATAGTAGATAGTCCTCGGGTGAAAATATTAACCCAGAGTATAAGCTGTGATTGGGGAGATATCAGTCAGGTGGATACAACACTTCTCTTATTAAGAGAAGTAATAGCATCAAAAATCGAATATGATTTTGTTTGCTTACGAAGTGGGCAAGATTTATTAATTAAAGATGGGTTTAAGGACTATTTAATGGAGAATAAGGATAAAATTTTCATTACGTTAAGAGATGTTAGTTGGAAGAACTTAGGGTTAATGGAAATGAACTGGTCAAAAATGACTCGAAAAAGATATACGACAGCTCATCCAATTAGGATCTATCGAAGAATAATGCAAACTTTATATCGAAGCGGTATAAATATTTCCCCAAATACAAAGCCATGGCCAAAAGATTACTCATTTTATGTAGGTTCACAATGGTTTACCATTCCATTTGATGTCGCCAGTTACATCATGAAATTCTTGGATGAAAATGAATGGTATCGGGACTATTTCGAGAATACGATGTGTCCGGATGAGTGGTTTTTTCAAACTCTGATAATGAATTCACATTATAAAGAAAATGTCGTAAATAATAATCTCTTTTATTTCAATTGGGGAGCAACTTTTAGCGATCGAAACTCTCCTTTGGACTTAACGATGGAAGATATGAGTGCAATGGAGGAATCAGGTCAGTATTTTGCAAGGAAATTTGATGAGAAGGTTAACCCAGACATTATTAATTACTTTGCTAATAAGACTACGTTTGCACGAAGAAAGAGTGCTAGAAAAGAAGAAGTTAATGCTTCATTCTAA